From the genome of Danio aesculapii chromosome 16, fDanAes4.1, whole genome shotgun sequence, one region includes:
- the rims2a gene encoding regulating synaptic membrane exocytosis protein 4 isoform X1 has protein sequence MGRQSHDATSTAGSGGRMQRSQSRMSLSASFEALAVYFPCMNSFDEEDGEAGGKKLRSTIQRSTETGLAVEMRSRMTRQASRESTDGSMNSYSSEGNLIFPGVRLSSDSQFSDFLDGLGPAQLVGRQTLATPPMGDIQIGMVEKKGALEVEVIRARGLVGKPGSKALPAPYVKVYLLENGACIAKKKTKVARKTLDPLYQQQLSFEEAPGGKVLQIIVWGDYGRMDHKSFMGAAQILLDDLDLSNMVIGWFKLFPPSSLVDPTLAPLTRRASQTSLDSGSGPFARS, from the exons ATGGGTAGACAGAGCCATGATGCCACCTCAACGGCGGGCAGCGGCGGCCGCATGCAGCGCTCCCAGAGCCGCATGAGTCTGTCAGCCTCTTTCGAAGCTCTGGCCGTTTATTTCCCATGCATGAATTCTTTCGATGAGGAGGATGGAG aaGCAGGAGGGAAGAAGCTGCGCAGCACCATCCAGAGGAGCACAGAGACGGGACTGGCTGTGGAGATGAGGAGCCGAATGACAAGACAAGCCAGCCGAGAATCCACTGACGGCAGCATGAACAGCTACAGCTCTGAGGGAAA CCTGATCTTCCCTGGAGTGAGACTCTCTTCAGACAGTCAGTTCAGTGATTTCCTGGATGGACTTGGCCCCGCCCAGCTGGTGGGCAGACAGACGTTAGCCACACCTCCTATGG GTGACATTCAAATCGGGATGGTGGAAAAGAAAGGAGCCCTAGAGGTGGAGGTGATCCGAGCCCGAGGCCTAGTGGGAAAACCAGGTTCAAAGGCACTGCCAG CCCCTTATGTAAAGGTGTATCTACTGGAGAACGGCGCCTGcatagccaaaaagaaaacaaaagtagCAAGAAAAACACTGGATCCTCTTTACCAGCAGCAGCTGTCATTCGAAGAGGCTCCAGGAGGAAAGGTTTtacaa ATCATAGTGTGGGGAGATTATGGACGTATGGACCACAAATCTTTCATGGGAGCCGCTCAGATACTGTTAGATGATCTGGACTTGTCCAACATGGTtattggctggtttaagctgtttccCCCATCTTCACTGGTCGACCCAACCTTGGCCCCGTTGACCAGAAGAGCTTCCCAGACATCTTTGGACAGCGGGTCCGGGCCATTTGCTCGCTCGTAG